The Manis javanica isolate MJ-LG chromosome 4, MJ_LKY, whole genome shotgun sequence genome contains a region encoding:
- the IFI6 gene encoding interferon alpha-inducible protein 6, producing MWQKGVSLFLCYLLLFACGGVAGKRDSEKSDSDSSFWGTLTYMAVGGGLMAAALPVALPVLGFTSAGIAANSVAASLMSWSAVANGGAVPAGGLVATLQSVGAAGGGSAVMAKIGALLGYTVHKHIENSREEVEDEK from the exons ATGTGGCAGAAGGGGGTATCGCTCTTTCTGTGCTACCTGCTACTCTTCGCCTGCGGCGGGGTGGCAG GCAAGAGAGACTCGGAGAAATCAGATAGCGACTCCAGCTTCTGGGGCACGCTGACCTACATGGCGGTTGGAGGAG ggCTCATGGCTGCGGCGTTGCCGGTGGCGTTGCCCGTGCTGGGCTTCACCAGCGCTGGCATTGCCGCCAACTCGGTGGCCGCCTCGCTGATGAGCTGGTCGGCGGTGGCGAACGGGGGCGCCGTGCCGGCCGGGGGATTGGTGGCCACACTGCAGAGCGTGG GGGCTGCTGGTGGTGGCAGTGCTGTCATGGCCAAGATCGGTGCCCTTCTGGGCTACACGGTTCACAAGCACATTGAAAACagcagggaggaggtggaggatgaGAAGTAG